In Pseudonocardia cypriaca, a single genomic region encodes these proteins:
- a CDS encoding ABC transporter permease: MTRAVPGATGVDAGPRRGPRGFGNVWPPVAFGVGVLVLWELVVRVARVPAFLLPAPSAIAEQIGAQFPVLLSTTAVTGGNALAGLVAGFVLGVALALLAARSRIFGELATPIVLAASAVPIVALAPVFTTMYGSATETPRRLVVAVVVTVPVFVATARGLRQVLPVHAELMTALAATPWQHARFVRLPGAVPYIMTGLRLAAPASVIASIVAEYFGGLQNGLGSRITAAAANTAYARAWAFVAASIALGLLFHFAGLLIERLVTRGRTA, from the coding sequence GTGACGCGGGCCGTGCCCGGCGCGACCGGGGTCGACGCCGGCCCGCGGCGGGGCCCGCGCGGGTTCGGGAACGTGTGGCCGCCGGTCGCGTTCGGGGTGGGCGTGCTGGTGCTGTGGGAGCTGGTGGTCCGGGTCGCCCGGGTGCCGGCGTTCCTGCTCCCCGCACCGAGCGCGATCGCCGAGCAGATCGGCGCCCAGTTCCCGGTGCTCCTCTCCACGACCGCCGTCACGGGCGGCAACGCGCTCGCCGGCCTCGTGGCCGGGTTCGTGCTCGGCGTCGCGCTGGCGCTGCTGGCCGCCCGGTCGCGGATCTTCGGCGAGCTGGCCACCCCGATCGTGCTGGCCGCGAGCGCCGTGCCGATCGTCGCGCTCGCGCCCGTGTTCACCACGATGTACGGCTCGGCCACCGAGACACCGCGCAGGCTGGTCGTGGCGGTGGTGGTCACGGTGCCGGTCTTCGTCGCGACCGCCCGCGGGCTGCGGCAGGTGCTGCCGGTGCACGCCGAGCTCATGACGGCGCTCGCCGCCACCCCGTGGCAGCACGCCCGGTTCGTCCGGCTGCCCGGTGCCGTTCCGTACATCATGACGGGGCTGCGGCTCGCCGCCCCGGCGTCGGTGATCGCGTCGATCGTCGCCGAGTACTTCGGCGGCCTGCAGAACGGGCTGGGCAGCCGCATCACCGCGGCCGCCGCCAACACCGCCTACGCGCGTGCGTGGGCCTTCGTCGCCGCCTCGATCGCACTGGGGCTGCTGTTCCACTTTGCCGGGCTGCTCATCGAGCGCCTGGTGACCCGCGGTCGAACCGCCTGA
- a CDS encoding ABC transporter ATP-binding protein, giving the protein MTAVLLSAVQKRFGDVHALDGIDLEMGAGEFVSLIGPSGCGKSTLLRVVADLEHPTSGTVQVGGKTPHQARLDQDYGIAFQQAGLLEWRSVVENVELPLHVHGVDKAKRRARAAELLELVGLADFAGSRPSELSGGMQQRVAIARALAPSPRLLLMDEPFGALDEMTRERMQAELLRIARETEAAVLFVTHSIPEAVVLSDRVVVMSPRPGRITEVVKGERPGADQDVDDVRESSAFFAAITAVREALRKGHP; this is encoded by the coding sequence ATGACCGCCGTGCTGCTCTCCGCCGTGCAGAAGCGCTTCGGTGACGTCCATGCGCTCGACGGCATCGACCTGGAGATGGGCGCGGGCGAGTTCGTCTCGCTGATCGGGCCCTCCGGGTGCGGCAAGTCCACGCTCCTGCGCGTGGTGGCCGACCTGGAGCACCCCACTTCGGGCACCGTGCAGGTGGGCGGCAAGACCCCCCACCAGGCGCGGCTCGACCAGGACTACGGGATCGCCTTCCAGCAGGCAGGCCTGCTGGAGTGGCGCAGCGTCGTCGAGAACGTCGAGCTGCCCCTGCACGTCCACGGGGTCGACAAGGCGAAGCGCCGGGCGAGGGCCGCGGAGCTGCTGGAGCTGGTCGGGCTCGCCGACTTCGCCGGGTCCCGGCCGAGCGAGCTGTCCGGTGGCATGCAACAGCGCGTGGCGATCGCCCGCGCGCTCGCGCCCAGCCCCCGGCTCCTGCTGATGGACGAGCCGTTCGGCGCGCTGGACGAGATGACGCGCGAGCGGATGCAGGCCGAGCTGCTGCGCATCGCCCGCGAGACCGAGGCCGCCGTCCTGTTCGTCACGCACTCCATCCCCGAGGCCGTCGTGCTGTCCGACCGCGTGGTCGTGATGTCGCCGCGCCCCGGCCGGATCACCGAGGTGGTCAAGGGGGAACGGCCCGGCGCCGACCAGGACGTCGACGACGTCCGCGAGTCGAGCGCGTTCTTCGCCGCGATCACGGCCGTGCGCGAGGCGCTGCGCAAGGGGCACCCGTGA
- a CDS encoding ABC transporter permease: MVGRARTVVATVVAFVLLVVLWELAKLLLPDNGVLIGDTRILPRADDSAMPHVWTVLGRLFEPEVAGAAATRTVGTAVASGALFTLGLALGGLVLGGVLGMLLALAMQRFALLERAALPYVVASQTVPLIAIAPLVAGWGGKIAIMGWSWQPWASVMVISSYLAFFPVAVGMLRGLNAPAKADVELFRTLAAGWWTTLLRLRLPASVPFLLPAVRLAAAAAVVGAIVAEISTGTRGGIGRLIIEYAQSATGDPSRLYTAILGAAALGLLAAGAVGLLDVGLRRYRGSVR, translated from the coding sequence ATGGTCGGTCGGGCACGCACGGTGGTCGCCACGGTGGTGGCGTTCGTGCTGCTGGTGGTGCTGTGGGAGCTGGCCAAGCTCCTGCTGCCCGACAACGGCGTGCTGATCGGCGACACCCGGATCCTGCCCCGCGCCGACGACTCGGCCATGCCGCACGTCTGGACGGTGCTCGGGCGGCTCTTCGAGCCGGAGGTGGCGGGCGCGGCCGCCACGCGCACGGTCGGGACGGCCGTGGCGTCCGGGGCGTTGTTCACCCTCGGTCTCGCGCTGGGCGGGCTGGTGCTCGGCGGGGTGCTCGGGATGCTGCTGGCACTGGCCATGCAGCGGTTCGCGCTGCTGGAGCGCGCGGCCCTGCCCTACGTCGTCGCGTCGCAGACGGTGCCGCTGATCGCGATCGCCCCGCTCGTCGCCGGGTGGGGCGGCAAGATCGCGATCATGGGGTGGTCGTGGCAGCCGTGGGCGAGCGTCATGGTGATCTCGTCGTACCTGGCGTTCTTCCCGGTGGCGGTCGGGATGCTCCGCGGCCTGAACGCGCCTGCGAAGGCCGACGTCGAGCTGTTCCGCACCCTCGCGGCCGGCTGGTGGACCACGCTGCTGCGGCTGCGGCTGCCCGCGTCGGTGCCGTTCCTGCTCCCCGCGGTGCGGCTCGCGGCCGCCGCGGCGGTGGTCGGGGCGATCGTCGCGGAGATCTCCACCGGCACCCGCGGCGGGATCGGCCGCCTGATCATCGAGTACGCGCAGTCCGCCACCGGCGACCCGTCGCGCCTCTACACCGCGATCCTCGGCGCCGCCGCGCTCGGGCTGCTCGCCGCGGGCGCGGTCGGCCTGCTGGACGTCGGCCTGCGCCGCTACCGGGGGAGTGTCCGATGA